GCCCGTGGGTGTCCAGCCAGCGACCGACCGGGATCCCGGCCAGGGCGGAGACGACCAGGCCGGCGGAGAACGCCGCCGTGGCCGCCGTGGCCGACCAGCCGGTGTCGGCGGTGATGGCGGCGAGGGCGACCGGGAAGGCGTAGTAGAGGACGCCCCAGCTGGTGACCTGGGTGGCGCACAGGCCGATCAGCGCCCGCCGTTCAGCCCGCACGGGACGGCGACGCGCGGACGGGCTCGGGTGCGCTGCCGCAGCAGCCGGCGTCGGGCGTCTCCTCGGCCGACCAGCCGTGCACCGAGCCGGTGGCGAAGCCCACCCCGCCGTCCGCGGCCTCGGCGGCCTCCCGCTCGCCGAGGTCGGTCGAGCAGACCCCGGTGGACGGCAGCGCGAGCTGCACCCGGGCGGCGGCCTCGGCGTCCCCGGCGAGGTGCGCGGCGATGGAGCGGACCTGCTCGTAGCCGGTGGCCAGCAGGAAGGTCGGTGCCCGGCCGTAGGACTTCCCCCCCACGACGTAGAGACCGTCGTCCGGGTGGGCCAGCAGCGCCTCCCCGTGCGGGGGCACGGTGCCGCAGGAGTGCGCGTTCGGGTCGATCAGCGGCGCCAGCGCCGCGGGCGCCTCGAGACCGGGGTCCAGGTGCAGCCGCACCTCGCGCAGCACCTCCAGATCCGGGCGGGACCCGGTGGCTGCGACGACGACGTCGACCGGCAGCCGCACCGCGACGCCGTCGCGCCCCGTGCCGGCCACGGTCAGTGGCCCCTCCCCGCCGGGTGGTGGGGTGAACGAGGTGATCGCGAACTCGCGGTGCAGCGTGACCGCGCCACCGGCCACCGCGGCCCGCAGCTCCGAGCCGAGCAGGCCGCGGGCCGGCAGGCCGTCGACGTCCCCGCCGCCGTAGAGGCGGGCCGGTGAGCGGCCGCGGATGGCCCAGCTGACCTCGGTGCCCGGCTCGTCCTCGCGCAGCCGCACCAGCGCCAGCAGGGTGGTGGCCGCCGAGTGGCCCGTGCCGACCACCAGGGCGTGCCGGCCGGCGAAGCGCGCGCGGTCGGCGCCCAGCACGTCGGGCAGCGGACCGCTGCGCCAGGGACCGATCCGCTCCTCGCCGATCGCCGGCAGACCGGCCGCGCCGAGCGGGTTGGGCCGCCCCCACGTCCCGGACGCGTCGAGCACCGCCCGGGCCACGACGTCGACCACCCGGCCGTCGCACTCCGTGCGGACGACGTACGGCCGCCCGGCGCGGCCGACGGTGCGGGTCTTGTCGACGCCCCGGCGGGTGACCGCGACCACCCGGGTGCCGGTGCGGATCCGCCCCGCCAGCTCGGGCGTGGCGGCCAGCGGCGCCAGGTAGGCCTCGACCAGCTCGGCGCCGGTCGGCAGCCCGTCGCGGTCGGGGGACTCCCAGCCGGTGCGCTCCAGCAGGCGCACGGCGGCGGCGTCGACGTCGTACTCCCACGGGGAGAACAGGCGCACGTGCCCCCACTGGCGCACGGCCGCGCCGACCTGCGCACCGGCCTCCAGCACCAGGGGCTCCAGCCCCCGCTCCAGCAGGTGGGCAGCCGCGGCGAGGCCCACCGGCCCGGCGCCGACGACCACGACCGGCAGGTCGCTGTCCGTCCCTGGCATGGCGGTGACCCCTCCTCCGTCGGTGGCGGGCCGAACATAACAGCCGATGCTGGTGACAACAACACCGACCTGGAACACTGGGGGCATGCGCGAGGAACTCGGTGTCCGCCTGCTCGACCCCGGGCCGTCGGACTCCGCCGCCGACCGGGCGAGGCTGCTCGCCCCGCAGCTCAAGGCGCTGTCCGACCCCAACCGGCTGCACCTGCTGCTGCTCCTGGCCGAGGGCCCCCGCTCGGTGCGCGAGCTCGCCGAGCTCAGCGGCATGGGCCAGACCCTGGTCAGCCACCACCTGACCCCACTGCGCGAGCAGGGGCTGGTCACCGTCACCCCCCGGGGCCGCAGCAACGTCCACGCGCTGTGCTGCGAGGCCCTCGCCGGGCCGGTGCGGCTGCTCGCCACCCTGGCCGCCCTCACCCCCGAGGGCGCGGACGCCTGCCGCTCCCCGGGCGACGCAGCCACGTGACGGTTGGATCACACTCCCCCGGCCGCCCGTTCAGGCCGGTGGGCGCACGGGCAGCCCAGGGGGTGACGACCCGGTGCCGCGGTCGTCCCCGCCGTCCCGAGGAGCCGACGTGACCGAGTTCGACCGCACCCGCCCCGACCCGGCGACGACCACGGACGGCGCGCACGCCACCCGCGGCAGCGCACGGGACGCCGTGGCCGCCCAGCACGCCCGCTACGGCGGCATCAAGTGGGGCGCCGCCTTCTTCGGCTGGCTGTCGGCCAACGGCCTGGCCGTCCTGCTGCTGGCGCTGCTGTCCGCCGCCGGTGTGGCCTTCGGCCTCTCGCAGGCCGGCACCGGCGCCCTGGCCGCCGAGCAGGCGAGCGCGCAGGCGGACACGATCGGCCTGGCCGGCGGCATCGCGCTGCTGGTCGTCCTCTTCCTCGCCTACCTCGCGGGCGGCTACGTCGCCGGGCGGATGAGCCGCTTCGACGGCACCCGCCAGGGCCTGGCCGTGTGGGTCATCGGCCTGCTGGTCGTCGTCCTGCTCGGCGTCCTCGGGGTGGTGCTGGGTGCCCAGTACAACGTGCTGGGCCAGCTGAACCTGCCGGGCATCCCGGTCAGCGGCGACACCGCGACCACCGCCGGCATCGTCGCCGGGGTCGCCGCCCTGCTGGCCTCCCTGCTCGGGGCGCTGGTCGGCGGCAAGCTCGGCGAGCGGTACCACCGCAAGATCGACCGCGCCGGCTTCGGCGTCTGACCGGCGCCGGTCACCAGCCGGGCGCCGCCGCCACCGGGGAGCCGTGGCGGGGGGCGTAGCCGCCGTGCCCGTCGGGGGCGTAGCCGCCGTGCCCGTCGGGGGCGTAGCCGCCGGCCCGCTCCGGGGTGGCGGCGATCTCGCGCAGCGCCGCCCCGAGGGCCGCCACGTCCTCCAGCCGGGTGGCCCGGTTGGCGCTGGCCCGGACCGCCCCCGGCAGCAGGTGCCGGTCGGCACCGCGCGCGTCCCGGTGGAAGCGGGTGACCTCCTGCTCGGTCAGCGCCAGGAGCCGGGCCATGTACGGGTGCGCGCAGAAGCAGCCGTTGCGCACGCCGATCGCGAACTCGGCGGACAGCCGCGCGGCGAGCAGGGCGTGCGGCACGCCGGCCAGCGTGAAGGCGGCCACCGGCAGCCGGTCGCCGGACCCGGGCCCCAGCCGCTGCAGCCCGGGGAC
This window of the Geodermatophilus sp. DSM 44513 genome carries:
- a CDS encoding FAD-dependent oxidoreductase, whose product is MPGTDSDLPVVVVGAGPVGLAAAAHLLERGLEPLVLEAGAQVGAAVRQWGHVRLFSPWEYDVDAAAVRLLERTGWESPDRDGLPTGAELVEAYLAPLAATPELAGRIRTGTRVVAVTRRGVDKTRTVGRAGRPYVVRTECDGRVVDVVARAVLDASGTWGRPNPLGAAGLPAIGEERIGPWRSGPLPDVLGADRARFAGRHALVVGTGHSAATTLLALVRLREDEPGTEVSWAIRGRSPARLYGGGDVDGLPARGLLGSELRAAVAGGAVTLHREFAITSFTPPPGGEGPLTVAGTGRDGVAVRLPVDVVVAATGSRPDLEVLREVRLHLDPGLEAPAALAPLIDPNAHSCGTVPPHGEALLAHPDDGLYVVGGKSYGRAPTFLLATGYEQVRSIAAHLAGDAEAAARVQLALPSTGVCSTDLGEREAAEAADGGVGFATGSVHGWSAEETPDAGCCGSAPEPVRASPSRAG
- a CDS encoding helix-turn-helix transcriptional regulator, encoding MREELGVRLLDPGPSDSAADRARLLAPQLKALSDPNRLHLLLLLAEGPRSVRELAELSGMGQTLVSHHLTPLREQGLVTVTPRGRSNVHALCCEALAGPVRLLATLAALTPEGADACRSPGDAAT